The following nucleotide sequence is from Deltaproteobacteria bacterium.
GTTCTTGTCATAGATGACCTTTCAACAGGTAAGGAGAAAAATATAAATTCAGACGCAACATTTCATAAAATCAGTATATGTGATGAGGCTATAGAAAATATTTTTAAAGAATTTAAGCCTGATGTAGTTAATCACCATGCAGCACAGATGGATGTGAGAAAATCAGTAGAAGACCCTGTATTTGATGCAAGGACAAATATAATCGGCATGTTAAACCTTTTGGAGAACTCAAAGAGATGCGGAGTTAAAAAGGTTATATTTGCCTCTACAGGCGGCGCTGTATATGGTGAACAGGAAAGATTCCCTGCAGATGAGAAACATCCAACAATGCCACTTTCCCCTTATGGTGTTTCAAAACTCGCAGGAGAAAAATATCTGTATTATTATAAGGCTAACTTCGGCATAGATTACTGCATATTAAGATATGCAAATATTTATGGTCCAAGACAGGACCCTCACGGAGAGGCTGGGGTTGTTGCAATATTCATCCAGAAGATGCTTAAAGGTGAGCAGCCGATAATCAATGGAGACGGCAAACAGACAAGGGACTTTGTGTTTGTTAAAGATGCTGCGGATGCGAATATAAAGGCGCTCTCATTTAGCGGCAGCGATGTATTTAATATCGGGACAGGCATAGAAGCAGATGTAAATTATATTTTTAATGAACTGGCAAGGTTTGCAGGGGTCCATTGTAAAGAGGTTCATGTCCCAGCAAAGGATGGAGAGCAGAGAAGGAGTGTTATAGATGCAGCAAGGGCAGAAAAGGTGCTTGGCTGGAAACCGCAGGTGCCTCTTAATGAAGGTTTAAAAGAAACCGTTGAATATTTTAAAAACATATCATGCAGGTCATCACATCTCACATAAATGCAGATTTTGATACCCTTGCTTCAATGCTTGCTGCAAGGAAACTCTATCCTGAAGCAGTCCTTGC
It contains:
- a CDS encoding NAD-dependent epimerase/dehydratase family protein, whose protein sequence is MRILVTGGAGFIGSNIVDEYVRDGHDVLVIDDLSTGKEKNINSDATFHKISICDEAIENIFKEFKPDVVNHHAAQMDVRKSVEDPVFDARTNIIGMLNLLENSKRCGVKKVIFASTGGAVYGEQERFPADEKHPTMPLSPYGVSKLAGEKYLYYYKANFGIDYCILRYANIYGPRQDPHGEAGVVAIFIQKMLKGEQPIINGDGKQTRDFVFVKDAADANIKALSFSGSDVFNIGTGIEADVNYIFNELARFAGVHCKEVHVPAKDGEQRRSVIDAARAEKVLGWKPQVPLNEGLKETVEYFKNISCRSSHLT